The following nucleotide sequence is from Streptomyces brevispora.
TCGCGGTGCGCGCGGAGCGCGGTGGGGCGGTCGTGGCGGTCACGGACGACGGGGCCGGGGTGCCGGAGGCGGAGCGCGAACGGATCTTCGAACGCTTCGTGCGCCTCGACGACGCCCGCGCCCGTGACGACGGCGGGGCCGGTCTGGGCCTCGCCATCGCCCGTGATGTGGCCACCCGGCACGGGGGCCGGCTGACCGTGGCCGGTGCGGGGGAGCACGGCGCCCGGTTCGAGCTGTGGCTGCCGGGCTCCCGCTGAGCGCTGTCACCGGTGTGCCGGTGCCGCTCGGACCGAGCGCTGTCGCCGGTGTGCCGGTTTCGCTCGGATGTGGCGTGCGCGGTGCTTTCGGTCCTGCTCAGACGCGGCGTGCGCGCAGATGATCGGCGACCGGGGCCAGGGCCGCGTGCAGCTGCTCCAGCGCCTCCGGCGTCAGCAGGTCCATGAAGTGCTTGCGCACCGACGCCACGTGGTGCGGCGCCACCTTCCGCATCGTCTCCGCGCCGGCCTCGGTGAGGACCGCGTACAGCCCGCGCCGGTCGGACTCGCAGTTCTCCCGGCGGACCAGGCCCACGCTCTCCATGCGGGTGATCTGGTGCGAGAGCCTGCTCTTGGACTGCAGGGTGACGGTGGCGAGGTCGCTCATCCGCAGGCGCTGTTCGTCCGCCTCCGAGAGGTTGACGAGAATCTCGTAGTCGTTGTTGGTCAGGCCGAACGGCTGGAGGTCCCTCTCCAGTTGGTGCATCAGCAGCCTGCTGACGTCCAGGTGGGTGCGCCAGGCGCACTGCTCCGCGTCGCTCAGCCAGCGGGTGGCCGTCTCGGTCTCCATGTATGGATTCTACCTAAGAAGTTGAAATCCGGACGAAGTCAGTTTGTGTGACGCCCCGCACGTACTGGCCGGGTCCCGCAGCCAAAGCGCGGGCCCTCGGCGTCACACTCCGCAGACTACAGTTCACAACCCGAAGCGACGCTGGAGGTCGCCCAGCTGACCGGCGGAGCGACTGGCGGACCCAGGTTGACCCCCGCCGCCGCCCGGAACCCCCGGCTGCTGCGGCACCGCCCCCGTCGGCTGCTCGGCCATCAGCACCTCGGTGGACTGGAGCAGCACCGTACCCGCGCCCACGAACTCGAACTGGTGCTCCTCGCCCGAGGCGCCCCCGATCCCGGTGAACGCGCGCAGCCCGCCCAGTACGCCCGTCATGTAGCCGTGGTCGTAGTGGTGGCACGGCGAGGGGCAGTCCGCCCAGCC
It contains:
- a CDS encoding MarR family winged helix-turn-helix transcriptional regulator, whose product is METETATRWLSDAEQCAWRTHLDVSRLLMHQLERDLQPFGLTNNDYEILVNLSEADEQRLRMSDLATVTLQSKSRLSHQITRMESVGLVRRENCESDRRGLYAVLTEAGAETMRKVAPHHVASVRKHFMDLLTPEALEQLHAALAPVADHLRARRV